CGGGAGGGGTATACCCATATAGGGCCTAGAATGGGGCACTTTGTAAGGAAGAATGGAAATTGGTGTTATACCAATATTCAGCCATGTGCAACCACTTAGCCCAAGTTTTTGGTTTATTGAACACCATACATCTCATATAGGTTTCTAGACATCTGTTGACCCCTCTTAGTCTACCCATCTGATTGGGATGTATGCAGTAGATATACTTAGATAACGACGCCGTAGGACTCTTGCGACTAACTGCTGACCAACCAATTCCTTCAAACGACGACGTCTGAAGCTTCTTATGCAACGGCACTAACCACCCCTTCCACGACACCGTTTTGCTGCTAACCAATTCCCTTGGCATCCTCTGAGATTATTACAGTGGGACCTCGACTATGAAAAACTCAAAACTCATGTTTGTTTTCTCTAAAATTGCAAACTAAGTAGCTCAACCTAGGAACGAATGGCAAGGGAAAAACCCAAATAAGCTCGGCCAACCAAGCTTCCACGTGTCTCGAGGCAGATGTGAAGCTGGAAGATTCATTCGCTCCCTAGAGCGTATAACACGCAAGCCCTAATTAATTACAACCAACGCCACCCAATGGCCTACTTGTAATGCCCCTCCTAAGCCATGGAAAGGGtaataagtataaataaatactacctTCTCGATGGTAAAGAGGGAAAgagaaataaattcaaaaagctaGTGCTTACATGTTGGGATCGCTAGTGCTAGTGTAATTTACAGCGACTCgaaatatcaaaatattatttatttaattataatatattattaataataaatttatttaatcctaataaattaattataaatatatccCAGTATCACTGCACTACTTTGTAATCTATGTAAAGCCTTGTAATGATCTCAGtaacaaatatataaacatCAATTACAATCCAACAAGTAGGGATCGGATGAAAACTACTTCTAAACATAATCGACCGTGCACCAAGTCACGGTGCCAATTAGAAACCACTGCCATTTCAGTCTAAATTACTGGTTCAAGTAATAACCAGTAGCTATCAGGGTTTCATGCCCCCcataaaaaagataaagaacACAAGCAGCAGAATACTACAAGGTGAACAACAGGGTCTGAAAGAAGTTGGGCGCAAGGTTCCAGTTAAAGTATTATAGAGCATATACAAGAATGTGCTAATGGTTTTTGTACATCAAAAGAAACAAAGGCCAAAAAAGGACCAGCAAATTCGTAGAATACTAAATACCAGACCAGACCGCACCGTTTAAGACCCTCAacatttgaaacctccacaagCAATGACCCAGATGATCATAATTACAGCAATCACGGCTCCTCCAACCATCAACTTCATCTGAAGGCTCTGCAGCCACATCTTCCGGCGTAGTTGCCTCCCCTGCCTCTGGAAGCTGTCAGCCTGTGCAGATATGCATTTATCGGTCGACTTAAAGTCCCAAGCTTGATTGACAACATAATGCTATACATATAAAGATTGCTTACCTGAAACTGAAGGTTTTCTGTTTTATCAACTAGCAATTCAATCCTCTCGCCCCTATCCAAAACCTGATGCAGAAGACTATCCATTTAGAGGCAGTTTTATCAAGATTAAAAAAGCGCTTGATAGCCTGATTAAAGAGACAACAAAGGGGTGAACTTGTAGTTCTTAGTAAAACAATCTATCACTCTTCTGTCTTAAGAAGAAGGAATTTCCACAAATTGTAGTGCAAAAAGTCATAAACATGAATGAAGCAAATCAAACATCTCCTTTACTTTTATTATGGAAGGCCTCATCTCTAGGGTGGACGCTATTATCGGGGATGGTTAATCATCACCATAGCCTTGGGTACTATAATGCTCAACTCAACTAAGTCTTAACCCCAATATAAGAGCAACCCACATAATCTTGGATAATATAATGCTCCTTCTAATTAAGCTTCAAAACCTCTTGAAGTAGTTGTAAAGAATCAGAGAGGAGAATATTCAATTTTAGTCTCTACTAGTGTATCCATCTTACTTTTCGTGAAAGCTAGGAAAATATTCAACACACTCCCAGGCCTTACCTAAAAGTGAGTAAAACTGGAAAACACAAACATGCAACTCCACTATGAACTGACAAGTGAAGATGCACTACTATGGGCTAACTTCGTGGTATTGTCATCAATCTTTTGCCTTCTCCTAATAAGCATGTCCACATCACCAGAAATGCATGGCAAATTAGTATGTAGTAAAAATGGAAGGGTGAAATCTGATGTGCCAGTTGTTTACAGCCATATGGgatattaaaacaatagaaaAATGAAATGCATAAGGATGAACTAATAGTAGAACAAAATAATGTCATCAAATTGAATAATATCATTCAGAGCTGCTCAGTTGCATATGGTTTCCTGAACAAAAGCTAATCAATTTCTGTCCATACCCAAATACAAGTTGACCTCATCCCTACCACCTCCACTTTCCATTAATACATGCATTTGCTTGTAGAAAAGGTTAGTGCAATCTTTAAAGTCCGGTGCATAAAAAATGCAAGAATTCATGCAATACCTAGATTATTCTAAATCTAAAAAACCTTTTAGAGCCAAACAAATTGTCTTTGACAACAAGCCATGGCAGACAGTATAGTCCACACTCTCCCCCATCCCCAAATCAGAAAAGGGAGAGAAAAGGCCAATTAAAAATAGCCTAGTCTAAGGCAAGTATTGAAATATGCTGCAATGCCACTAGAAAGATGCTTGATAAAAGGATCTATAGTGACAATAGTCTATAGACATTGAAAATgcccttgaagagttgaagccAGTTGACCTTCATCCACTTAATCCCAAAATCTAACAAAAGGACCATATTTGATACTACTACAAAAGTTGAAGGATGAAATCATGCAATTTTAAAGTTAAGGACTAATTTTGCAAATGTCAATATAGTTTAAGACTAAAAGTAAACTTTTCTCTTCTATAGTGAAGTGACGTGACCACAATTTGACATTTAAgatatatttaatcatttaccCCGTCTAATATCTAGGGAGAGAAGGGAAATACCTTCTCAATGTTGTCCATCATTATTCCTTTAACCTCTGTTATTTGAGCCTTCAATTTCGACAGCTTGCTGATTTCATCTGGATGGTTCATGCAATACTGCATGTGCTCTTTGAGCCTTGGCCTACAGAGAAgagaacaaaattaaaattctagaCTTATCATAAAGAAGATACAAAGCTTTAATTTCCTATGACCATGTTTCATGAAATGGATACTGAACATACCCAAATTCTCGGTCAAGATTGTATGCAATGCTAAACCGGTCCTCAAATagatcatcatcttcatcatcatcttcatcatcatcatcagcaaGAGGGTGTGGACCATCACTTTTTATACTAGCACCATAACGCTGTTTGAAGTCATCCTTCACTTTCTCAAGGAAAACAAAAGGTACATTTCTTCCCGTTGATTCATCAGCAACAACAAGAAAGACTGCATAGCCATAAAGAAAAGACAAGCTTTTCAAGTAAACCATTTGATGTTAATTGGGTAACACTTAAACATAAGTGAATCAAGAAGAAAAATACCAAATCCACTGTCAAGGAGGAAGTTGAATGTATGCCCATCACATGAGTAGGTATACTTGCTGCTACTAGAAGGCAGCTTCTGCAAACACTGAACAGCAATGGTGCTGAAGTTCCCAGAATAAGGGGTGTACTCCGCTAGAACAACAGTGCCTTTTGCAACAAAGCTATAAATCAAGCCTTTTGGGTTCATCTCTCTATAATAAATCCAATGTCAAATCCAAGACAAGTATCAATTAAGCACTCCCTGTCATAACAATCATACAACGATTCAGTAAAATAATAAACTCTCAACCACTAAAGAGAAAATGTAGAAGATATTGGCATTGGTGCTTGTTTGGCTCAAGCATATTTTGAAGCTTAACTACCTCGGAAAATAGAAACTAggacaaaaacaaaatatgagaAGGCTTTTGAGTATAGATAGaggaaataactcatttttcaagAAGTTCCACAAcaaggaattttatttttatttttatttttatttattaaaaaaaatcacctaGACCAAAAAAGCACTTAGTAATCAGCACAAAAAGCtcccaaattattattatcagaTTAAGAACCGGCTAAATAAGCATCAATTCTAGTAATCAATGCAGAAAACCTAAATTGCATAGTCCAAGCAAGGAGAAGAGTCGTTCACAGTCCAAAATACGAAGTTTAACTCATTAATGGAGTGAAAAATACGGGAAGTTTAAACGAATTCATGGAAGAAGTGAATTCACACACTCGATCGGAAAATCTAGGTAATTAAAATCAGTTAAAACACAGTAAGAGAAACAAATTGTCACCTAGAATTATCGAAAATTTGCAGAACCGTTGAAAGCTAAATTCGACAATTCGTAGAACTTAATCACTAAATCGATCAGAAACTCTACGAACACAAAAATACACAAATCGCTACTAAGATCAGTCCAAATTAGAGAATAAGCTGAACTCCGCCAAAGCGCAATATTTTGTGCGAGATCAACTAATAACTGGTATACATAAACAGTATATTACAATAGAGAGATTAAGAGATAGAGAAAGAACCTAAGATTTGCAGAAATGGCGATTGGTTCGTGGTGAAGTGGAAGATGCGTGCGAGACTTGCGAAATTGCTCCGGAAGGTGCAGAGAAGAAGTCACCGGGACGAATATTGGGTATGGAGACCGTCGGTTGTTATGTAGTTAGCAAAGTACGAGAACACCCTTAGCAAAATAGCAGAGCGCCTCTTCGATAACGGAAAAGAGTAAGGACTTTTTTGTAGTTTTCCCCTGCTTTCCCTAGGTCACAATTTCGGATTTTTCTTTAGACCACGACTTGTCCTAAGGATACCCTAAGTATAAGAAATACATTTAAGCTCCagccatactcagactaattcATGTACAATTTAAGGTCTATTTGGCATAGAGTCCTCCTAATATAATTTACTCCATTATAATACCGTAGACTATtgaaattatattcatttttagtatattgaatgttcatttttagtacatcaaatattcattttttttaaaattcatttttaatgtacttaatgtaatttacttaattattatatcatggactattGAAATAAGATTCATtgttaatatactaaatatttatttttagtatatcaAATGtttaaagttcatttttaatgtattgaagGTTTAATATATTATGAGTTTCTCTTAtcacaaaattaataaataaataacatatttattcaatataattatgagTTAAACAACAAATCTTTTGCACCATGTTTTTGTTATACTCTAATTAGGAGTGTCAAAGTGGGTTGAATTTCGCAGGTTAACCTAAATTGTCCCGTAGTAGGGCGAATTAGGACCTAAAGCTTTTACCTGCGAAAATATAGACCTAACGGGCTTGACCCACATAGGTTAATGGGTTACACAAGCTAACCTTCACGAGTTGCAAGCTAACCCGCTAACTAAACGGATCATATGCAAAAGTTTCCTTAGATAAAAATAGGATTTTATCTTATCCATTGATCCAATCTAGGTCAAGAGTCCAGAAtgaagatattaaaaaaaataaattcgcAATGACATTATGagaattttgtgtaagttaaatttttttatcactggtacttttttttctttttaaatttttttatcactggtacttttttttcttttttagtgcACATTATTGTCTCTTCTAGAGCATGCAGTTTCTTCCTTCGAGTGTATATTGTTTGTTGCctttcagtgcacattgttatgccttcTAGTGCAAAATTTTTAAgatcatttttaaaaatcgtATGTGTCAGATTTTTTTTAAGAGAAGTTAGTCTTGAatgaatcactaattactaagtaagttgaatttttaataattaattcacatctttgtgccttctagtgcacattgttatacTTTCCAGTACATATTTTTCAAGATCGTAGACGTAAAAAGAGCAATTGATCTTGAAATTTATCCACATTAACACTCAACTCCAACAcaattatattactttaatATGATGTCACCATATTATATTTGACAATATAAACATTTACTTCATATAAAACGTAGTAAATATAGATAATGCTACATCCAATTGCCCGTAGGCTAAACAGAGGATGTAGCCACAATGAGAAAATATTGAAGATTGTTTTATTACAAACAATGGATGACGAGTCTTACACCATGGCAGCTGTTTTTGCAAAGCTGAGAAACCTCAACTTTGTGCACGCATACATTTAACCTGAACTTGGAAATTTAGTTTGTTTCATGTGATGACAATAACAACAAATTAGATTCTTCAACTTCATGTGTTCTTGGGATGGAGTACTTCTTGTAAAAGGGTAAACAACAGTCAATTGCCAGGCTTCACCCCATTAATACTCGGAGTGGCGCCTCTGGTCGTCTTCACGTAGGCCACGTAGTCATTGTAGCGTAAGGTGAACAGCGTGCTTTGGTAGCGAGTTAAACGGATCTTCTTCCTAAGTGACTCGGTTATGGTGCCATTGTAGCCCGCCTTCCTCATCAGCGAGTCGATTGCTTCAGTTCTTGTCCAGCCTGAGAGCAAAAAACCACAACACTCAGACCCAAATCCGGGAGACCTGGCTAAAACACTAGTTATTATACTCGAATGCTAGATCATCATATATCACGGCCACAATTCCATGAAATTACATCTCCCGGAATCATATTCCTCGAAATGTGATTCTACGGGAGGCACCAATAGTCCCTTCTTAGTTGCGTAATTCGTTTCTCACACGGGTTTGTAGGTTACCAGACAACTGCAATACCGTTAGTGATAAACTCAAAATGATAGAAAACGataaacagaaaaaataaaCACTAGTCACCTTCATGGGCAGCTACATCAGGCAGGTACGTGGCACTTCTCTTTGTATTATAGTCAGGGTCAGTGAATTCAATAATTATTCCGTGCTTACCAACCTGAATCAAATAAATTGTCGCCAAttatataaacaaaacaaaattataaaaaccaCTTTCATAGGCAATGAGCGAGGTAAGACTAACTCTCCTTCCAGGTAGTCACAactaaaacaagaaattctACAGTAGAATCAGGATCACGTTACCCACACCCATAATATATCCAATTAATGTCTGATCAATGTTTCCCCAGCTACAAAATTGTAGTTTAAACTGAAACACTCAGTATAAAATCCGAGAAGTAATTAGTAAATACAGAATATGAACTAATCTACCACTCCACTGGCAAGAAGCCAATGATTTCAGATCTAAATTCTAGACTTATTAGTCCAGTTAGAACACATTAAAGTGTAAAagaatgttaatattaattccAATAATGGTTTcttgactattgacatttaccaatttttattctcaacttttaatttgaccgtaaatggtcccttgactattgattttgttctagATTTGGTCCTCCGGTTAAATATCCATTTAGTAAGTGGTAAATTTAAGAGTAAGAATGTAAAATTTGTCATGTTACTGAGATGAGCAAATTGGGTTCTTAAACTTCATACACTAGGTTCATCATTAATTGGAATGTGAAGAATAAGTTGATGCATAAGCCAATTTGGACCAAGACTATTGATAAGTCTCTGTCCCAAATTTGAGGCAATTATATCATCTATTTCAACACCCTTAAATATGCAAAATCTGGAGAGGCGATTCTGCTAGATATTTTTTACATGTTTACCATTAAATTTAACGCCtatgaaatgaatatttaactGGAAAACCAAAtctggaacaaaatcaatagtcaaggaACCAACTATATAGGATGCATAGTATAGAGGAATTGAAGAGGATGAGAACAAAATATTAATCAGGATAATTGCATCAACTAGATGAACTCTGGAATATTGGAAAGTCGAATGGAGGAATCATGTATCACAACTTGCTACAATACTGCAGTTCTGTTAAACAAACAATTTTGTAGAGATTGGCAGTTTGAAGATGTGTAAtcgtataataatataatgcaaagTAACAAGGAAATGAAGCAAATGAATTTCTGTAAAAAGGCTATAGAATAATACCTCCCAATCAAGATAGTTATCTGCAGTTTCGTAATTAGTCAGAATGGAAACTGTACATTCAAGAGTAGGTAATTCTTTAGCCTGTATTGGGGGGAAACGGCGGTCCCTAAGAGCACTGCACCATATTAAAAACATAGAACCACAGAATATATCAGGATGACGAGAGATTGGTATGTTGTTAGCAGGATGTGATAACTATTTACGGCAGAAGCACttggagaaaataataataaaagagtcAACTCAATAGAAAAGAAACCTTCCAATAGGATAACATAAAAAAATCTGTCATAGTTTTGCTACTTTCATGATAATGAAGAGTTGAAAAGTTCGTTGACAGATGAAGTTTGTAACATAACGTAATGCCTATGAAGCAATTGATGGTTGAATGGAGTTTATAAAGTCATGACGAACGAACATAATATATTAGAGAATTTCAAACTTACTTTCAGTTAGTAGATAGTTAAGAATGATTTTCAAAGTCATCGGGAAAAAGTCCATTGGTTAACAGAAAATGTTGTGGAAAGCCACCTTCAGAGTTCTTTTTAGGTATCTCGCAGACATACCTCAGTTATTGGATTACAAGAAAAAGGTTTTTTGAGTTATAAAAGAATTATACTTTAAAGAAAAACTCAGACAAGTGATCTCTCTCTTATAAGTCTAAGAATCAATAACAATTTCCAATTCCAACCACTTCGCCTGATAATTAGTACTGCAAtcataaagaaatatataaaaagaagcattatttattattatagatatGCCACTGCTAACAAACCTTGTTAGAGCATAATCTCTAAAGCCATTAACTATGCACCGAGCTTCCAGAGTGCCAATGCACCCACGCAGACGAGGCTCACCACCATTCACAACTTTCTTCCACGTCACAAACAATGGGCTGCAAACAGCAAACCAGAGATAACAGTTTGGCCCAAATGTGAATAAAAAGGTCAAAAGAATTCATCATTTTGCACTAAACCAAAAACGGAAAACATAAAATGAGCTTGCTTATATATAACAAAGGTGCAGCCTTTTCATGCCAAAGTGTTAGAACATGTGGAACACTACCAAATTTACAAAGATTAACCTTAAATTACTGAAACTTCaggtgaaaaaaaaatctaaaataaaaagcaaacaaaCCAACCCCACAGTTAGCAAGAAATAAGGCAAATTACCCAACTCATATATCAATTACCCAACAAAGCTCACTTCTTGAAAGGACAGCAAACTTAGCAAATCTTTTGTGTAAGTTTTCATCAAAGATTCAAGCTTCCACATGAAATTAAGGATACCAATACACTACTGAAACTTGTAACATAAAGGAGAGAGTCCAAAACAAGTGAACCCATTTTGGGTAAAATCAGGACAAGAacaaaattcatatatttaaacaaacaaatacataaataaattactACCCAAGTCTCCTATATGTACAAACTcacaaattattaataaaagtaacagagttaaaaaaaaaaattagcataaacaGAAATTCATGCATATCAAAGCTTGAAGCTCCGGAATaataggaaagaaaaagaaaaggccaACAGAGGCTTACTGTTGACCCTCATCGAAAGCAGGAGGGGGAGCTTGGTCGTTGTTGTAGTGAGCGACCAAGGTATCAAAGCAATACACCGCCATTTCCCTGTTCGCCGACACCATTTTTTCTGGCTCAATTTTTTTCCGATCAAAGTTCCCCCAAATTTTTGATCGATCAAAAGATCAATTACAGCAAATAAACAATTCAATATGGGGTTTTTTCTGACTAATTTTGAGATTTTTCTGATTTTCTTTTCCCCCACAGAGTTTTGAGTCAATAATAAAGAAGAAAGCTTTTCCCTAttgcttttgctttttccttttgCTTTTTAGGCTTTTATAGCGGTGAAGAGTTTGCTTTTAGCCTTTTAGGTGAGAAGAATGGATAAATggattaatttattaaaatgtaaaatcacAATTTTATCCTCTCAACTATTTTTACGTAgtctttaattttcaatttcaactaatttaattttaaaattatgaaaattttatcaattaaatCCTTTCAAATGATTAAAATGATGATttctctatttttaaatttttttcaatttaatcttCGAAGaatttaattgacgaaattttaaacttgataatcaaattaattggaaattaaaaattaaggactaagttgaaaataattgaaaaaccaaaagaatgatttttcctttattaaaataagaaaaaagaatctTCAAGTaggctttttaaaaaaaaaagaaataaataaaactccGTATCTAACACggagtaaataataaaaaatttaaataaacaaattaaaaaaaaaaaaaaaaacaaacaaacaaacaaacaaacacacacacacgaagTAGAACTCTAATCCCTGTAGGAGCAATTTTCTTGTCGTCTTTCCTATTCTAAGTcaatattacattttagtttttttttttttccaaaatgttGAATCTTCAATCCCAAGAACTCTCACGTACTGACCCAACAAAGCATCCGAGAgaatgtaaattatggtaactcaactgacactagtttgtttattgtttattgCGCTCTACGCACAAGGAGTCCCCTCACTTTAAGAGGTTGCTCCTACACTGACACTAGTGAATTCAAGTCAAGTtaccattattttctttttaataaaagtctgacattttcttgaaagtacaacaaaaatcttataaatttattttgaatttaacatttataataatactagttttatacgcgcattacGCGagttgaaagtatatcaatacaagattatataggagaagtttatacatgggtaattgaatgtcgaatttttttatttaaatatctaactcaaagtatatgaatccaagataatatagaaaattcattataatta
This portion of the Ipomoea triloba cultivar NCNSP0323 chromosome 5, ASM357664v1 genome encodes:
- the LOC116020885 gene encoding uncharacterized protein At2g38710-like; translated protein: MVSANREMAVYCFDTLVAHYNNDQAPPPAFDEGQHPLFVTWKKVVNGGEPRLRGCIGTLEARCIVNGFRDYALTSALRDRRFPPIQAKELPTLECTVSILTNYETADNYLDWEVGKHGIIIEFTDPDYNTKRSATYLPDVAAHEGWTRTEAIDSLMRKAGYNGTITESLRKKIRLTRYQSTLFTLRYNDYVAYVKTTRGATPSINGVKPGN
- the LOC116020910 gene encoding vesicle-associated membrane protein 727, giving the protein MNPKGLIYSFVAKGTVVLAEYTPYSGNFSTIAVQCLQKLPSSSSKYTYSCDGHTFNFLLDSGFVFLVVADESTGRNVPFVFLEKVKDDFKQRYGASIKSDGPHPLADDDDEDDDEDDDLFEDRFSIAYNLDREFGPRLKEHMQYCMNHPDEISKLSKLKAQITEVKGIMMDNIEKVLDRGERIELLVDKTENLQFQADSFQRQGRQLRRKMWLQSLQMKLMVGGAVIAVIMIIWVIACGGFKC